Proteins from one Anopheles nili chromosome 2, idAnoNiliSN_F5_01, whole genome shotgun sequence genomic window:
- the LOC128721752 gene encoding long-chain fatty acid transport protein 4: MLVELNLKQKFLTLCGITAAAMAASLAIGQRLIPQSILTGVVFYLISGDRPSTVYATIVSLPRDIRTAIIFLKLNLSLYRYERAGATVVQIFESVVARHPNKVAFLMDDGQLTFAEVKQLADRVAAHFYAKGFRKGDTIALLMETRLEYPCIWLGLSKVGIVTALINSNLRKETLRHSITVANSKAIIVSSELAGAIAEINEQDGIKGLPVHLFRTDGADTSSDPLPDAEDLRLSVDSGSSSSNVDLSAIPNDISPKDKLVYIYTSGTTGMPKAAVITNLRYTFMALGCYYMLSFRDDDIIYNSLPLYHSAGGMIGVGSVLLCGMTAALRKKFSASNFWTDCIRHKCTVAQYIGEICRFVLMTPPKPTDTQHAVRLMFGNGLRPQIWPQFVSRFNIAQIGEFYGSTEGNSNLLNIDNTMGAVGFVPNFAKAIYPVTLIRCDEETGEIIRGQNGFCIKCKAGEPGVFVGKINPKKALNSFVGYADKAASEKKVLHDVFRKGDIFFNSGDILVQDLLGNYYFKDRTGDTFRWRGENVATSEVEGVITTIVGLKDCAVYGVDIPDTEGKAGMAAIVDPEGKVDLEQLAAGIRASLPAYARPLFIRVLSEVPMTTTFKLKKRDLQVDGYDLNKIKDPLYFLQGNGSYRLFTTEDHENIKSGKARL, encoded by the exons ATGCTGGTCGAGTTgaatttgaagcaaaaattcCTGACACTATGCGGCATCACAGCTGCCGCCATGGCCGCGTCATTAGCGATCGGACAAAGATTGATACCGCAGTCGATACTGACCGGTGTCGTTTTTTACCTCATTTCCGGTGATCGCCCCTCGACCGTGTACGCCACCATCGTGTCACTGCCGCGGGACATACG AACCGCGATCATCTTTTTGAAGCTCAATCTAAGCCTTTACCGGTACGAGCGAGCCGGTGCGACCGTGGTGCAAATCTTCGAAAGTGTCGTCGCTCGTCACCCAAACAAGGTAGCCTTCCTGATGGACGACGGTCAGCTAACGTTCGCCGAGGTGAAGCAGCTCGCTGACCGCGTGGCGGCTCACTTTTACGCGAAAGGCTTCCGGAAGGGCGATACGATTGCGCTGCTGATGGAAACCCGGCTCGAATATCCCTGCATCTGGCTCGGCCTCTCGAAGGTCGGCATCGTGACGGCGCTGATCAATtcgaacctgcggaaggaaaCGCTGCGTCACTCGATAACGGTGGCTAATTCGAAGGCAATCATCGTCAGCTCGGAGCTGGCCGGAG CGATCGCCGAAATAAACGAGCAGGACGGCATAAAAGGCTTACCGGTACACCTATTCCGCACCGACGGTGCCGACACCAGCAGTGACCCATTGCCAG atGCCGAAGATTTAAGGCTCAGCGTGGATAGTGGCAGCAGTAGCTCAAACGTAGATTTAAGCGCTATCCCGAATGATATATCACCGAAAGATAAATTGGTTTACATCTATACGTCCGGCACGACCGGGATGCCTAAGGCGGCCGTCATCACGAACCTAAG GTACACGTTCATGGCGCTGGGATGCTATTACATGCTGAGCTTTCGCGATGACGACATCATCTATAATTCATTGCCCCTGTACCATTCGGCCGGTGGGATGATCGGCGTTGGCAGCGTGCTGTTGTGCGGTATGACGGCAGCTTTACGTAAGAAGTTCTCAGCCTCCAACTTCTGGACGGACTGTATCCGGCACAAGTGTACG GTAGCACAGTATATCGGGGAAATATGTCGCTTCGTACTGATgacgccaccgaaaccgacggACACGCAGCACGCCGTGCGGCTGATGTTTGGTAACGGCTTACGTCCCCAGATTTGGCCCCAGTTCGTTTCGCGTTTCAACATTGCCCAGATCGGCGAATTTTACGGCTCAACGGAAGGCAACTCGAACTTAT TAAACATCGATAACACCATGGGAGCGGTTGGTTTCGTGCCCAATTTCGCAAAGGCCATCTATCCGGTGACGCTGATAAG GTGTGATGAAGAAACCGGCGAGATCATCCGAGGACAGAATGGATTCTGCATCAAGTGCAAAGCTGGCGAGCCAGGAGTGTTTGTAggcaaaatcaacccaaaGAAGGCACTCAACTCGTTCGTCGGGTACGCCGACAAGGCGGCCTCGGAAAAGAAGGTGCTGCATGACGTGTTTCGCAAGGGAGACATCTTCTTCAATTCCGGCGACATTTTGGTGCAGGATTTACTCGGGAATTACTACTTCAAGGACCGAACTGGCGATACGTTTAG atggCGAGGCGAAAACGTTGCAACGTCCGAGGTGGAAGGAGTCATCACTACGATCGTGGGATTGAAGGACTGCGCCGTTTACGGTGTTGAT ATTCCAGACACCGAAGGCAAAGCTGGCATGGCGGCGATCGTCGATCCCGAGGGCAAAGTGGACTTGGAGCAGCTGGCGGCCGGCATTCGGGCTAGTTTACCTGCCTACGCTAGGCCACTGTTCATCCGCGTGCTTTCGGAAGTGCCAATGACGACGACGTTCAAGCTAAAGAAGCGAGATCTCCAGGTCGATGGGTACGATCTGAACAAGATCAAGGACCCTCTCTACTTCCTGCAGGGCAATGGCAGCTATCGGTTGTTCACGACGGAGGACcacgaaaacataaaaagtGGCAAAGCGAGGCTATGA